One Glutamicibacter mishrai genomic window carries:
- a CDS encoding sigma factor-like helix-turn-helix DNA-binding protein, translating into MEQPEATAALEHWHESKPRFTVLVYNMLGVWAQAEDVVAAVGEQVFKLEPGQAASVQNWPAFLTTLTTRRSIDVLRSAQHQRTDYVGSWLPEPIDQQMLPEEAAINDSMLRLGILLLLEELSPQARAAYVLHHALGYSAADIAPVLESSPAAVRQMLSRAAKKLEQARTAQHDVSSVSSVLTEIVQAIHRADTEGVIKLLAHDAVLYSDGGGKVRAARNPVVGAQRIARFMIGIERKNPGRQISTGRVNGEPALRFAIEGREDVLVIDVVSGSVQQILQVSNPDKLGLVGANWDALAT; encoded by the coding sequence GTGGAACAACCCGAAGCGACCGCCGCGCTGGAGCATTGGCACGAGTCCAAGCCCCGGTTCACGGTGCTGGTCTACAACATGCTCGGTGTCTGGGCTCAGGCTGAAGACGTGGTTGCCGCAGTGGGCGAACAGGTCTTCAAGCTTGAGCCTGGCCAGGCGGCTTCGGTGCAGAACTGGCCGGCATTCCTCACGACGTTGACCACCCGCCGATCCATCGACGTCTTGCGCTCGGCCCAGCACCAGCGCACGGACTATGTCGGCTCCTGGCTTCCGGAGCCTATCGACCAGCAGATGCTGCCCGAAGAGGCCGCGATCAATGATTCGATGCTGCGGCTCGGGATCCTGCTGCTGCTCGAGGAACTTTCCCCGCAGGCCAGGGCCGCCTATGTGCTCCACCATGCTTTGGGGTATTCAGCCGCCGACATCGCGCCAGTGCTTGAAAGCTCGCCGGCGGCCGTACGTCAGATGCTGAGCCGGGCGGCCAAGAAGCTGGAGCAAGCCAGGACTGCGCAACACGATGTCTCCAGTGTCTCGTCGGTCCTGACCGAGATTGTCCAGGCCATCCATCGTGCTGACACCGAGGGGGTAATCAAGCTTCTGGCCCATGACGCAGTGCTGTACTCCGACGGCGGAGGAAAAGTCCGGGCAGCGCGCAACCCGGTTGTTGGAGCACAGCGGATTGCTCGTTTCATGATCGGGATAGAGCGGAAGAACCCGGGACGCCAGATATCCACCGGCAGGGTCAATGGCGAACCGGCCTTGCGGTTTGCCATTGAAGGCCGGGAAGACGTGCTGGTCATCGACGTGGTTTCCGGGTCGGTTCAGCAGATACTGCAGGTCTCGAACCCCGACAAATTAGGTCTCGTCGGTGCGAACTGGGATGCGCTCGCGACGTAG